In Microbacterium laevaniformans, a single window of DNA contains:
- the polA gene encoding DNA polymerase I: protein MTDSAKPTLLVVDGHSLAYRAFFALPVDNFTTRDGQHTNGIYGFLSMFVNLVKAEQPTHLAVAFDTSRHSFRTDEYPEYKANRSESPAEFKGQIPLLQECLAAMNVTVLTKEGIEADDILATLATQGAAEGYDVLVCSGDRDTIQLVTDDVTLLYPSVQGVSQLKRYTPDAVVEKYGLPPANYPDIAALVGETSDNLPGVPKVGEKTAVKWLTQWGSLDALLENADKITGVVGGNLRDHLDDVRRNRNLNALLRDVELGVGPADLAVQPIDAQAVRDIFARLEFRTLLPRVFEAVGADLDDGADHAANTVAAPKPVEVDAAALEQWITARCAASESAEVALTLTTEGGLPARLGLATGDEAVETTWAADVSAVLGPWLSTEAPKVMADAKPQVKALRRAGVRLRGLVFDPILAGWLLRPSFPDKGLGDLVDRYLDEKLPEADPTQLVPETEGATPGQLSWYALRVADAMRAQMPASVARVMTEIELPTLDTLADMEVAGVAVSHEKLSGFSAELGARAEAVAQLAYAEIGREVNLGSPKQLQDVLFEQLELPKTRKTKTGYSTDAAVLADLQESNPHPFLDLLLQHREATKLRQIIESLDASIGNDRAAGSDGRIHTTYVQTGSQTGRLSSTDPNLQNIPIRTEESRRIRAAFEVGEGYETLLTADYSQIEMRIMAHLSGDEGLIEAFNSGEDLHRFVGARVFGVEPADVTPAMRTKVKAMSYGLVYGLSAFGLSKQLRIDQSEAKLLMTEYFARFGAVRDYLRSSVEQARIDGYTETIFGRRRPFPDLASPNRVLRENAERAALNAPIQGSAADIMKIALFRIHDEFRAQGVASRVLLQIHDELVVEVAPGEWDTVEKIVHDRMGDAAELSVPLDVQIGRGENWDVAGH from the coding sequence GTGACGGACTCCGCAAAGCCTACTCTCCTCGTCGTGGACGGCCATTCGCTGGCCTACCGCGCCTTCTTCGCCCTTCCGGTGGACAACTTCACGACGCGCGACGGTCAGCACACGAACGGCATCTACGGCTTCCTGTCGATGTTCGTCAACCTCGTCAAGGCGGAGCAGCCGACGCATCTCGCCGTCGCGTTCGACACCTCCCGTCACTCGTTCCGTACCGACGAGTACCCCGAGTACAAGGCGAACCGCTCCGAGTCGCCGGCGGAGTTCAAGGGCCAGATCCCCCTGCTGCAGGAGTGCCTCGCCGCGATGAACGTGACGGTGCTCACGAAGGAGGGCATCGAGGCCGACGACATCCTCGCGACCCTCGCCACGCAGGGTGCGGCCGAAGGCTATGACGTCCTCGTCTGCTCCGGCGACCGTGACACCATCCAACTCGTCACCGACGATGTGACGCTGCTGTACCCCAGCGTGCAGGGCGTGTCGCAGCTCAAGCGCTACACGCCGGATGCCGTCGTCGAGAAGTACGGCCTGCCGCCGGCCAACTACCCCGACATCGCCGCGCTCGTGGGCGAGACCAGCGACAACCTGCCGGGGGTGCCGAAGGTGGGCGAGAAGACGGCCGTCAAGTGGCTCACGCAGTGGGGGAGCCTGGACGCTCTGCTCGAGAACGCCGACAAGATCACGGGTGTCGTGGGGGGCAACCTGCGCGACCACCTCGACGACGTGCGCCGCAACAGGAACCTGAACGCGCTGCTGCGCGATGTCGAGCTGGGCGTCGGACCGGCCGACCTTGCGGTGCAGCCGATCGACGCGCAGGCCGTTCGCGACATCTTTGCTCGACTGGAGTTCCGCACCCTTCTGCCGCGCGTTTTCGAGGCCGTCGGCGCCGACCTCGACGACGGCGCCGACCACGCGGCGAACACGGTCGCAGCGCCCAAGCCCGTCGAGGTCGACGCCGCCGCGCTCGAGCAGTGGATCACGGCTCGCTGCGCGGCATCCGAGTCCGCCGAGGTGGCCCTCACGCTCACGACGGAAGGCGGTCTTCCGGCGCGCCTGGGGCTCGCAACCGGCGACGAGGCGGTCGAGACGACCTGGGCGGCGGACGTCTCCGCGGTGCTCGGGCCGTGGCTGAGCACCGAAGCTCCGAAGGTAATGGCCGACGCGAAGCCGCAGGTGAAGGCCCTCCGACGCGCGGGCGTGCGCCTGCGGGGACTGGTGTTCGACCCGATCCTCGCCGGGTGGCTGCTGCGCCCCAGCTTTCCCGACAAGGGGCTCGGTGACCTCGTCGACCGCTATCTCGACGAGAAGCTGCCCGAGGCCGATCCGACGCAGCTGGTACCCGAGACCGAAGGCGCCACCCCGGGTCAACTGTCGTGGTACGCACTGCGCGTCGCCGACGCCATGCGGGCCCAGATGCCCGCGTCGGTCGCCCGTGTGATGACCGAGATCGAACTGCCCACTCTCGACACCCTGGCCGACATGGAAGTGGCCGGCGTCGCCGTCTCGCACGAGAAGCTCTCGGGGTTCTCTGCGGAGCTGGGCGCGCGCGCCGAGGCCGTTGCCCAGCTCGCCTACGCCGAGATCGGTCGGGAGGTGAACCTGGGTTCGCCCAAGCAGCTGCAGGACGTGCTGTTCGAGCAGCTCGAGCTGCCGAAGACCCGCAAGACGAAGACGGGCTACTCTACGGATGCCGCGGTGCTCGCCGACCTGCAGGAGTCGAATCCGCACCCCTTCCTCGATCTTCTCCTGCAGCATCGCGAGGCGACCAAACTCCGACAGATCATCGAGTCGCTCGATGCGTCGATCGGCAATGATCGCGCCGCCGGCTCCGACGGCCGCATCCATACGACGTACGTGCAGACGGGCAGCCAGACGGGGCGTCTGTCGAGCACCGACCCGAACCTGCAGAACATCCCGATCCGCACGGAGGAGTCTCGGCGCATCCGCGCCGCGTTCGAGGTCGGCGAGGGCTACGAGACCCTGCTGACGGCGGACTACTCGCAGATCGAGATGCGCATCATGGCGCATCTGTCCGGCGACGAGGGTCTCATCGAGGCCTTCAACTCGGGCGAGGACCTGCACCGGTTCGTCGGCGCACGGGTGTTCGGCGTCGAGCCGGCCGACGTGACCCCGGCCATGCGCACGAAGGTCAAGGCGATGAGCTACGGCCTCGTGTACGGCCTCAGCGCGTTCGGTCTGTCAAAGCAGCTGCGCATCGATCAGTCTGAGGCGAAGCTGCTGATGACCGAGTACTTCGCCCGCTTCGGCGCGGTGCGCGACTACCTGCGCTCCTCCGTCGAGCAGGCCCGTATCGACGGCTACACGGAGACGATCTTCGGACGCCGCCGTCCCTTCCCCGATCTCGCGAGCCCCAACCGGGTGCTGCGTGAGAATGCGGAGCGCGCGGCGCTGAACGCCCCGATCCAGGGCAGTGCCGCGGACATCATGAAGATCGCCCTCTTCCGCATCCACGACGAGTTCCGCGCTCAGGGTGTCGCGTCTCGGGTGCTGCTCCAGATCCACGACGAGCTCGTGGTGGAGGTGGCACCGGGGGAGTGGGACACGGTCGAGAAGATCGTCCACGACCGCATGGGTGATGCCGCAGAGCTGTCCGTGCCCCTGGACGTACAGATCGGTCGCGGGGAGAACTGGGACGTCGCCGGCCACTGA
- a CDS encoding hotdog fold thioesterase: protein MTAENSPVDDGMDWARQRGMGALAEKMGIEFTEFSIQRSVATMPVEGNTQPVGLLHGGAYVVLGESLGSMAANLHAGPGRLAVGVDINATHTRSATSGVVTGVCTPVHLGRSLTVHEIVVTDDQGRRCSTIRITNMIRERTPS, encoded by the coding sequence ATGACCGCTGAGAACTCCCCTGTCGACGACGGCATGGATTGGGCGCGTCAGCGCGGAATGGGCGCCCTCGCCGAGAAGATGGGCATCGAGTTCACGGAGTTCAGCATCCAGCGCTCCGTCGCGACGATGCCGGTCGAGGGCAACACCCAACCTGTCGGACTGCTGCACGGCGGCGCGTACGTCGTTCTCGGGGAGTCCCTCGGCTCGATGGCGGCCAATCTCCACGCCGGCCCCGGTCGACTCGCCGTCGGCGTCGACATCAACGCGACCCACACGCGATCGGCCACGAGCGGCGTCGTCACCGGGGTCTGCACCCCTGTGCATCTCGGCCGCAGCCTCACGGTCCACGAGATCGTCGTGACCGACGATCAGGGGCGGCGCTGCTCGACGATCCGCATCACGAACATGATCAGGGAGCGCACGCCGTCCTGA
- a CDS encoding ANTAR domain-containing response regulator, which translates to MTEQEPSTTPTASSPRRVVVAEDESLIRLDIVEILRDNGFDVVGEAGDGETAVQLATELRPDLVIMDVKMPVLDGISAAEKLSKNHIAPVVLLTAFSQKELVERASEAGALAYVVKPFTPNDLLPAIEIALARYEQIITLEAEVADMVERFETRKLVDRAKGLLNEKMGLSEPEAFRWIQKASMDRRLTMQDVAKAIIEQLSPKKG; encoded by the coding sequence GTGACTGAGCAGGAACCGAGCACGACTCCCACGGCATCCTCCCCGCGACGCGTCGTCGTCGCCGAGGACGAATCGCTGATCCGCCTCGACATCGTCGAGATCCTCCGCGACAACGGCTTCGACGTCGTGGGGGAGGCCGGGGACGGGGAGACCGCCGTGCAGCTGGCGACCGAGCTGCGCCCGGACCTCGTCATCATGGACGTGAAGATGCCCGTCCTCGACGGCATCAGCGCCGCCGAGAAGCTCAGCAAGAACCACATCGCCCCCGTCGTGCTGCTGACCGCGTTCAGCCAGAAGGAGCTCGTCGAGCGGGCCAGCGAGGCCGGCGCCCTGGCCTACGTGGTCAAGCCCTTCACCCCCAACGACCTGCTCCCGGCGATCGAGATCGCCCTCGCGCGGTACGAGCAGATCATCACCCTCGAGGCCGAGGTCGCCGACATGGTCGAGCGCTTCGAGACCCGCAAGCTCGTCGACCGCGCCAAGGGCCTGCTCAACGAGAAGATGGGCCTGAGCGAGCCCGAGGCGTTCCGCTGGATCCAGAAGGCCTCGATGGACCGCCGCCTGACGATGCAGGACGTCGCCAAGGCGATCATCGAGCAGCTCTCGCCAAAGAAGGGCTGA
- the pyk gene encoding pyruvate kinase — MRRAKIVATLGPATESYEMIRAIIDAGVDVTRMNLSHGSYAEHEVRFANVRKAADDAGRAVAILVDLQGPKIRLGKFSDGPHDLAVGDTFRITTEDVVGTRDLVGTTFKGLAGDVKPGDFLLIDDGKVRVQVESVDGPVVTTKVIVAGTVSNNKGINLPGVAVSVPALSEKDESDLRWGLQAGADLIALSFVRDAADITRVHEIMAEEGRKVPVIAKIEKPQAVDNLEEIIDAFDGIMVARGDLAVELPLEAVPVVQKRAVEMCRRMAKPVIVATQMLESMTHAPVPTRAEASDVANAVLDGADAVMLSGETSVGDYPVVTVQTMARIVESTEEHGLERIRPFSAKPRTQGGILTLAANEVAEFIEAKYIAIFTESGDTARRMSRLRPGIPMMAFAVDPAIRRRMALTWGVQSTLVEHVAHTDMMFMQVDEFFLGQGLAQEGDKVVVISGSPPGIIGSTNDIRVHRIGDAVHGKAPIYQSEK, encoded by the coding sequence GTGAGACGCGCGAAGATCGTCGCAACCCTGGGTCCGGCCACCGAATCGTATGAGATGATCCGCGCGATCATCGATGCGGGCGTGGACGTCACCCGAATGAACCTGAGCCACGGCTCCTACGCCGAGCACGAAGTCCGCTTCGCGAACGTGCGCAAGGCCGCTGACGACGCGGGTCGCGCCGTCGCCATCCTCGTCGACCTGCAGGGCCCAAAGATCCGCCTCGGCAAGTTCAGCGACGGACCCCACGACCTCGCTGTCGGCGACACGTTCCGCATCACCACGGAGGACGTCGTCGGCACGCGCGACCTCGTCGGCACCACCTTCAAGGGCCTCGCCGGCGACGTGAAGCCCGGTGACTTCCTCCTCATCGACGACGGCAAGGTGCGCGTCCAGGTGGAGAGCGTCGACGGCCCCGTCGTCACGACCAAGGTCATCGTGGCGGGCACCGTCTCCAACAACAAGGGCATCAACCTTCCGGGCGTCGCCGTCAGCGTCCCGGCTCTCTCCGAGAAGGACGAGTCGGACCTGCGCTGGGGCCTTCAGGCCGGCGCCGACCTCATCGCGCTCTCGTTCGTGCGCGATGCGGCCGACATCACCCGCGTACACGAGATCATGGCGGAGGAGGGGCGCAAAGTCCCCGTCATCGCCAAGATCGAGAAGCCCCAGGCCGTCGACAACCTGGAAGAGATCATCGACGCGTTCGACGGCATCATGGTCGCCCGCGGCGACCTCGCGGTCGAGCTGCCGCTCGAAGCCGTGCCGGTCGTGCAGAAGCGTGCCGTCGAGATGTGCCGCCGCATGGCCAAGCCCGTCATCGTCGCGACGCAGATGCTCGAGTCGATGACCCACGCTCCGGTGCCCACGCGCGCCGAGGCCTCGGACGTCGCCAACGCCGTCCTCGACGGCGCGGACGCCGTCATGCTCTCCGGCGAGACGAGCGTCGGCGACTACCCGGTCGTCACCGTGCAGACGATGGCCCGCATCGTCGAGTCGACCGAGGAGCACGGACTCGAGCGGATCCGCCCCTTCAGCGCCAAGCCGCGCACACAGGGCGGCATCCTGACCCTCGCCGCGAACGAGGTCGCCGAGTTCATCGAGGCGAAGTACATCGCCATCTTCACGGAGTCCGGGGACACCGCCCGTCGGATGTCGCGGCTGCGACCCGGCATCCCGATGATGGCCTTCGCCGTCGACCCGGCCATCCGTCGCCGCATGGCGCTCACATGGGGCGTGCAGTCGACGCTCGTGGAGCACGTCGCGCACACCGACATGATGTTCATGCAGGTCGATGAGTTCTTCCTCGGCCAGGGCCTCGCCCAGGAAGGGGACAAGGTCGTCGTGATCTCGGGTTCCCCTCCCGGAATCATCGGCTCGACCAACGACATCCGGGTGCACCGGATCGGCGACGCCGTTCACGGCAAGGCGCCGATCTACCAGTCGGAGAAGTAG
- a CDS encoding glutamate synthase subunit beta — MADPKGFLKTTERELPARRPVPVRIMDWKEVYEPGDTAVLRRQAGRCMDCGIPFCHKGCPLGNLIPEWNDLTWRGEGRAAIERLHATNNFPEFTGRLCPAPCESSCVLGINQPAVTIKQIEVSTIDEAFANGWVEPEPPARLTGKTVAVVGSGPAGLAAAQQLTRAGHTVAVYERDDRIGGLLRYGIPDFKMEKRHLESRLRQMQDEGTRFRAGVEIGKDISWSDLRARYDAVVIATGATLPRELAIPGRDLAGVHFAMEYLIESNKAVAGDQVPQQIHAEGKHVIVIGGGDTGADCIGTAHRQGALSVTNLAIGKQPPASRPDHQPWPMTPTVFEVSSAHEEGGERSFLASTVEFLGNEAGEVRALRVAETEYLPDGRRVPRSGTEREIPADLILIAMGFTGPERAELESQLGTVFTGRGNVERGDDYQTTAPGVFVAGDAGRGQSLIVWAIAEGRAAAAAVDEYLMGRTSLPSPVRPTDVAIGLQPA; from the coding sequence GTGGCTGACCCGAAGGGCTTCCTGAAGACCACCGAGCGCGAGCTCCCGGCGCGCCGGCCGGTTCCCGTGCGCATCATGGACTGGAAAGAGGTCTACGAGCCGGGCGACACCGCCGTCCTGCGTCGTCAGGCCGGCCGCTGCATGGACTGCGGCATCCCGTTCTGTCACAAGGGCTGCCCGCTGGGCAACCTGATCCCGGAGTGGAACGACCTCACCTGGCGCGGCGAAGGTCGCGCGGCGATCGAGCGCCTGCACGCCACGAACAACTTCCCGGAGTTCACGGGACGGCTCTGCCCCGCTCCGTGCGAGAGCTCGTGCGTGCTGGGCATCAACCAGCCGGCGGTGACGATCAAGCAGATCGAGGTCTCGACGATCGACGAGGCCTTCGCCAACGGCTGGGTGGAGCCTGAGCCGCCGGCGCGGCTGACCGGCAAGACCGTCGCGGTCGTCGGCTCCGGTCCGGCCGGACTCGCCGCAGCCCAGCAACTGACACGCGCGGGCCACACCGTCGCGGTGTACGAGCGCGACGACCGCATCGGAGGCCTGCTGCGCTACGGCATCCCCGACTTCAAGATGGAGAAGCGCCACCTCGAGTCGCGCCTGCGTCAGATGCAGGACGAGGGCACGCGGTTCCGCGCGGGCGTCGAGATCGGCAAGGACATCTCGTGGAGCGATCTGCGCGCCCGCTACGACGCGGTCGTCATCGCGACCGGCGCCACCCTGCCCCGAGAGCTCGCCATCCCCGGACGTGACCTCGCCGGTGTGCACTTCGCGATGGAGTACCTCATCGAGTCGAACAAGGCCGTCGCCGGCGACCAGGTGCCGCAGCAGATCCACGCCGAGGGCAAGCACGTCATCGTCATCGGCGGGGGTGACACCGGTGCGGACTGCATCGGGACCGCACACCGCCAGGGTGCGCTGAGCGTCACGAACCTCGCGATCGGCAAGCAGCCGCCGGCCAGCCGGCCCGATCACCAGCCGTGGCCGATGACACCGACCGTCTTCGAAGTCTCGTCGGCACACGAGGAGGGCGGGGAGCGCAGCTTCCTGGCCTCGACGGTGGAGTTCCTGGGCAACGAGGCGGGAGAGGTGCGCGCTCTCCGCGTTGCGGAGACGGAATACCTGCCCGACGGCCGCCGGGTTCCGCGCAGCGGCACCGAGCGCGAGATCCCCGCTGACCTCATCCTCATCGCGATGGGTTTTACCGGCCCCGAACGCGCTGAACTCGAATCGCAGCTCGGTACCGTGTTCACGGGCCGCGGCAACGTCGAGCGCGGCGATGACTACCAGACGACCGCGCCCGGCGTGTTCGTCGCCGGAGACGCCGGTCGTGGACAGTCCCTGATCGTCTGGGCGATCGCGGAGGGTCGCGCCGCGGCGGCAGCCGTCGACGAGTACCTCATGGGACGCACGAGCCTGCCGTCACCGGTGCGCCCGACCGACGTCGCGATCGGCCTTCAGCCCGCGTAG